The genomic region CGTTCGTCGTGGTGACCCTCGCGGTCGTCCTGCGCGCGAGCAGGAACAACAGGACGGCGGCGGACTTCTACGCCGGCGGGCGCTCGTTCACCGGGCCGCAGAACGGTGTCGCCATCGCCGGGGACTACCTCTCGGCGGCGAGCTTCCTCGGGATCGCCGGGGCGATCGCCGTGTACGGGTACGACGGTTTCCTCTACTCCATCGGGTTCCTCGTCGCGTGGCTGGTCGCGCTGCTGCTCGTGGCCGAACTGCTGCGCAACACCGGCCGGTTCACGATGGCCGACGTCCTGAGCTTCCGGCTCAAGGAACGGCCGGTGCGCCTGGCCGCGGCCGTCTCGACGCTGGCGGTGTCGTTCTTCTACCTGCTCGCGCAGATGGCCGGGGCCGGCGGGCTCGTCGCGCTGCTGCTCGGGATCGACTCCGCCGCAGGACAGAACGTCGTCATCGCCGTCGTCGGCGCACTGATGATCCTCTACGTCCTCATCGGCGGGATGAAGGGCACGACGTGGGTGCAGATCATCAAGGCCTGCCTGCTCGTCGCCGGGGCCGGGGCGATGACGGTGTGGGTGCTGGCGCGCTACGGGTTCAACCTCTCCGACCTGCTCGGTGCGGCCGTCGCCGCGCCCGGTTCCGCCGGGGAGGCGCTGCTCGGGCCGGGGGCGCAGTACGGCGCGACCGGGACCTCGCAGCTGAACTTCCTCTCGCTCTCGCTCGCGCTCGTCCTCGGCACGGCCGGTCTGCCGCACGTCCTCATGCGGTTCTACACCGTGCCCACGTCGAAGGAGGCCCGCCGCAGCGTCGTGTGGGCCATCTGGATCATCGGGTTCTTCTACCTGTTCACCCTCGTCCTCGGGTACGGCGCCGGCGCCCTCGTCGGCAAGGAGGCGATCCTCGCCGCCCCCGGCAAGGTGAACTCCGCGGCGCCGCTGCTGGCCTACGAACTCGGCGGGACGATCCTGCTGGGCGTCATCGCGGCCGTCGCGTTCGCGACGATCCTCGCCGTCGTCGCGGGGCTGGCGATCACCGCCAGCGCCTCCTTCGCGCACGACGTCTACGCCTCGGTCATCAAGCGGGGGAAGGTCGAACCCGGCGCCGAGGTCCGGGTCGCCCGGATCACCGTCGTCGTCATCGGCGCCGTCGCGATCGTCGGCGGGATCTTTGCCAACGGCCAGAACGTGGCGTTCCTCGTGGCGCTCGCCTTCGCCGTGGCCGCCAGCGCGAACCTGCCGACGATCCTCTACTCGCTGTTCTGGCCGCGGTTCACGACCCGCGGGGCGCTGTGGAGCATGTACGGCGGGCTGGTCTCCTGCCTCGTCCTCATCGCCTCCTCC from Kineococcus endophyticus harbors:
- a CDS encoding solute symporter family protein; its protein translation is MTDIGEPLVNIAIFAAFVVVTLAVVLRASRNNRTAADFYAGGRSFTGPQNGVAIAGDYLSAASFLGIAGAIAVYGYDGFLYSIGFLVAWLVALLLVAELLRNTGRFTMADVLSFRLKERPVRLAAAVSTLAVSFFYLLAQMAGAGGLVALLLGIDSAAGQNVVIAVVGALMILYVLIGGMKGTTWVQIIKACLLVAGAGAMTVWVLARYGFNLSDLLGAAVAAPGSAGEALLGPGAQYGATGTSQLNFLSLSLALVLGTAGLPHVLMRFYTVPTSKEARRSVVWAIWIIGFFYLFTLVLGYGAGALVGKEAILAAPGKVNSAAPLLAYELGGTILLGVIAAVAFATILAVVAGLAITASASFAHDVYASVIKRGKVEPGAEVRVARITVVVIGAVAIVGGIFANGQNVAFLVALAFAVAASANLPTILYSLFWPRFTTRGALWSMYGGLVSCLVLIASSPVVSGKVDPATGASLSMIRDTSVDFSWFPLENPGLVTIPLAFFLGWLGSVTGRERGNERRAAEMEVRSLTGAGAEKAVEH